A single window of Granulicella sibirica DNA harbors:
- a CDS encoding metallophosphoesterase family protein has product MNRRRFLSLTGATLGAASLPAFALAPPSEPFTFLFFTDAHLQPELNGVLGTGMAFRHGRTIKADFAINGGDHVFDSNAVSKPRATQLYDLYGKTEQDLGLKMYHVLGNHDVFAVTPSNTVSINDNLYGKNLYEERFGKTYYSFDHKGCHFIVLDSIVVNADRSYEGMVDAAQLQWLSADLAALPPHMPVIVAIHYPVVTAFVQYEAAKPSLDSRRGLSLINSNEVIDRFTGYNVIGVLQGHTHVNELVVWKGVPYHTCGAVSGNWWHGTRMGTPEGFTVVEVANGKMATRYETYGFRSIEPQNT; this is encoded by the coding sequence ATGAACCGCCGACGCTTCCTCTCGCTCACTGGCGCAACACTTGGCGCCGCATCGCTGCCGGCCTTCGCGCTCGCTCCTCCCTCCGAGCCCTTCACTTTTCTCTTCTTTACCGATGCGCACCTTCAGCCGGAGCTCAACGGCGTGCTTGGCACCGGGATGGCGTTTCGCCACGGCCGCACGATCAAGGCAGATTTTGCGATCAACGGCGGGGACCACGTCTTCGATTCGAACGCCGTTTCCAAGCCTCGGGCGACGCAGCTATACGATCTCTACGGGAAGACTGAGCAGGATCTGGGGCTGAAGATGTATCACGTGCTCGGCAATCACGATGTGTTCGCTGTCACTCCGTCGAACACGGTTTCGATCAACGACAACCTGTATGGAAAGAATCTGTACGAAGAGCGATTTGGAAAGACGTATTACTCGTTCGATCACAAGGGCTGCCACTTTATTGTGCTGGACTCGATCGTTGTCAACGCGGACCGGAGCTACGAGGGCATGGTCGATGCGGCGCAGCTCCAGTGGCTGAGCGCGGACCTCGCCGCCCTACCGCCGCACATGCCGGTGATTGTGGCGATTCACTACCCGGTGGTGACGGCATTTGTCCAGTATGAAGCGGCAAAGCCGTCGCTGGATTCGCGGCGCGGCCTGAGCCTGATCAACTCAAACGAGGTGATCGACCGGTTCACGGGGTACAACGTTATCGGGGTGCTGCAGGGACACACGCACGTGAACGAACTAGTCGTGTGGAAGGGCGTTCCGTATCACACGTGCGGGGCGGTCTCGGGGAACTGGTGGCATGGCACCCGGATGGGGACGCCGGAAGGATTTACCGTTGTCGAGGTGGCAAATGGCAAGATGGCCACCCGGTATGAGACGTATGGGTTCAGGTCGATCGAGCCGCAGAATACGTAA
- the mqnC gene encoding cyclic dehypoxanthinyl futalosine synthase, translated as MGISREQALDCFNSDDLIGIGMEADSVRRRLHPEGVVSYIIDRNINYTNFCTEYCTFCAFYRPLKGKLAAEGYILTFDTIYEKIRETVEMGGTGVLMQGGIHPDLKIDWFESLFTGIKERFPSIWLHCLSASEILAIAEYSEISLRDTIMRLRDAGLDSIPGGGAEILDDEVRHRIARLKCRTQDWVDVHRTAHELGMRTTATMMFGVGETMEQRVNHFEVVRKLQEETGGFTAFIPWSFQPNNTALGGRGWDEATSVEYLKTLAISRMYLDNIENVQSSWVTQGLKVLQMGLRFGGNDVGSVMLEENVVKAAGTANSTTEEELRRIIRDAGFKPVQRDTLYRTMFLN; from the coding sequence ATGGGAATCAGCCGCGAACAAGCTCTGGACTGCTTTAACAGCGACGATCTGATCGGCATCGGCATGGAAGCCGACTCGGTCCGCCGCCGCCTGCACCCCGAGGGCGTGGTCAGCTACATCATCGACCGCAACATCAACTACACCAACTTCTGCACCGAGTACTGCACCTTCTGCGCCTTCTACCGGCCGCTCAAGGGCAAGCTCGCCGCCGAAGGCTACATCCTCACCTTCGACACTATCTACGAGAAGATTCGCGAGACCGTCGAAATGGGCGGCACCGGCGTCCTCATGCAGGGCGGCATCCATCCCGACCTCAAGATCGACTGGTTCGAAAGCCTCTTCACCGGCATCAAGGAGCGCTTCCCCTCCATCTGGCTGCACTGCCTCTCGGCTTCCGAGATCCTCGCGATTGCCGAGTACTCCGAGATCAGCCTCCGCGACACCATCATGCGTCTCCGCGACGCCGGTCTCGATTCCATCCCCGGAGGAGGAGCCGAGATCCTCGACGACGAGGTTCGCCACCGTATCGCCCGCCTCAAGTGCCGGACCCAGGATTGGGTCGACGTCCATCGCACCGCCCACGAACTCGGCATGCGCACCACCGCCACCATGATGTTCGGCGTCGGCGAGACGATGGAACAGCGCGTCAACCACTTCGAAGTCGTTCGCAAGCTACAGGAAGAAACCGGCGGCTTCACGGCCTTCATCCCCTGGAGCTTCCAGCCGAACAACACAGCCCTCGGCGGTCGCGGCTGGGACGAAGCCACCTCCGTCGAGTACCTCAAGACCCTCGCCATCAGCCGCATGTACCTCGATAATATCGAGAACGTGCAGTCAAGCTGGGTCACTCAGGGCCTCAAGGTCCTGCAGATGGGCCTCCGCTTCGGAGGCAACGACGTAGGCTCCGTAATGCTCGAAGAAAACGTAGTCAAGGCCGCCGGAACTGCCAACTCCACCACGGAAGAAGAACTCCGCCGCATCATCCGCGACGCCGGCTTCAAGCCCGTCCAGCGCGACACGCTCTACCGCACCATGTTCCTGAACTAG
- a CDS encoding helix-turn-helix domain-containing protein codes for MQTMTPINQLPTPTPISSNIGTTIRGYRLQKGMSQGDIEKRTGLLRCYLSRVENGHTIPSLETLQKIARALDLQLAQFFAEETVGKEMSSLHLSEEEIRFLTQVQRYSAHLSDSDRKLLLAMVKKFAQSSIS; via the coding sequence ATGCAAACTATGACCCCGATCAACCAGCTCCCGACACCGACCCCGATCTCGTCGAATATCGGCACCACGATCCGCGGATACCGGCTCCAGAAGGGCATGTCCCAGGGGGACATCGAGAAGCGGACGGGCCTGCTCCGCTGCTATCTGTCGCGAGTCGAGAACGGTCACACCATCCCTTCGCTCGAGACGCTGCAGAAGATCGCCCGCGCGCTCGACCTGCAGCTCGCGCAGTTCTTCGCCGAGGAGACGGTTGGCAAGGAGATGTCGTCGCTTCACCTGAGCGAAGAGGAGATTCGCTTTCTGACACAGGTTCAGCGTTACTCGGCGCACCTGTCCGACTCCGACCGCAAGCTCCTGCTCGCGATGGTCAAGAAGTTCGCCCAGAGTTCTATTAGCTAA
- a CDS encoding MaoC family dehydratase: MKELYFEDFYVGQKFASVGGAKVTAEEIKEFGNKYDPQPFHLDEAAGEGSFFKGLAASGWLTAAIVMRLRVQTVPVAGGMIGAGVEEIRWTTPVRPNDVIRSEIEVLGVRRSQNRKEYGVVRTQTLVYNQRNELVMRSVVNFLAPVKSEI; encoded by the coding sequence ATGAAGGAGCTTTACTTCGAGGATTTCTACGTAGGCCAGAAGTTCGCCTCGGTTGGCGGGGCGAAGGTTACGGCGGAAGAGATCAAGGAATTCGGCAACAAGTACGATCCGCAGCCGTTCCACCTGGACGAAGCAGCGGGTGAAGGGAGCTTCTTCAAAGGGCTTGCCGCCTCGGGATGGCTGACGGCTGCCATCGTGATGCGGCTGCGGGTGCAGACGGTTCCCGTGGCGGGCGGCATGATCGGCGCGGGCGTCGAGGAGATTCGCTGGACGACCCCGGTGCGTCCGAATGACGTCATCCGCTCGGAGATCGAGGTGCTCGGGGTGAGGCGGTCGCAGAATCGCAAGGAGTATGGCGTCGTCCGGACGCAGACGCTGGTCTACAACCAAAGGAATGAGCTTGTCATGCGATCGGTGGTGAACTTCCTGGCGCCGGTGAAGAGCGAGATCTAG
- a CDS encoding cellulose synthase family protein, with protein sequence MAGVWLLLEAPKGLGHYWKTHYSDPTFRNLYRLEAFDLCILIPYFIVMIILAFYGVHRYQLVWLYYRNRKNAAKWSEPPATFPVDELPFVTIQLPIYNEQFVIDRLIDACCRIDYPRDRFEIQVLDDSTDETIEVARGIVDRYAAGFGDLAPQPIVYLHRTNRYGYKAGALDEGLKVAKGQLIAIFDADFVPPPEWVMQVIHHFAEPGIGMVQTRWTHLNRDYSFLTQVEAILLDGHFVLEHGGRSRAGVFFNFNGTAGMWRRETIGEAGGWQHDTLTEDTDLSYRAQMAGWKFKYLQDVECPAELPIEMTAFKTQQARWAKGLIQTGKKILPRVLHSDAAFHTKLEAWYHLTANISYPLMIVLSTLLMPAMIIRSYQGWLQMVLIDFPLFIASTMSVSSFYLVSQKELFPRTWYKTFLYLPFLMALGVGLTITNTKAVLEALFGIKSAFARTPKYRVQEKGEKSQAKVYRKRLGIIPWIELAIGCYFVATVWYAISSENFFTVPFLLLFVMGYWYTGLLSLLQGRFERNSGQSMHEKPYPVGV encoded by the coding sequence ATGGCTGGAGTCTGGCTTCTTCTTGAAGCCCCGAAGGGTCTCGGCCACTACTGGAAGACTCACTACAGCGACCCCACCTTCCGCAATCTCTACCGCCTCGAAGCCTTCGACCTCTGCATCCTGATCCCGTACTTCATCGTCATGATCATCCTGGCGTTCTACGGAGTTCACCGTTACCAGCTCGTCTGGCTCTACTATCGCAATCGTAAGAACGCGGCCAAATGGAGTGAGCCACCCGCCACCTTCCCGGTAGACGAACTGCCCTTCGTCACCATCCAGCTCCCGATCTACAATGAGCAGTTCGTCATCGACCGCCTCATCGACGCCTGCTGCCGCATCGACTACCCTCGCGACCGCTTCGAGATCCAGGTTCTCGACGACTCCACCGACGAAACCATCGAAGTCGCCCGAGGCATCGTCGACCGTTACGCCGCAGGCTTCGGCGACCTCGCCCCCCAACCCATCGTCTACCTGCACCGCACCAACCGCTACGGCTACAAGGCCGGCGCCCTCGACGAAGGCCTGAAGGTAGCCAAGGGCCAGCTCATCGCCATCTTCGATGCCGACTTTGTCCCGCCGCCCGAGTGGGTCATGCAGGTGATCCATCACTTCGCCGAGCCCGGCATCGGCATGGTCCAGACGCGCTGGACACACCTCAATCGCGACTACAGCTTTCTTACCCAGGTCGAAGCCATCCTCCTCGACGGCCACTTCGTCCTCGAGCACGGCGGCCGCTCGCGTGCCGGGGTCTTCTTCAACTTCAACGGGACCGCGGGCATGTGGCGTCGCGAGACTATCGGAGAAGCCGGAGGCTGGCAGCACGACACCCTCACCGAAGACACAGACCTCAGCTACCGCGCGCAGATGGCCGGCTGGAAGTTCAAGTATCTCCAGGACGTCGAGTGCCCCGCCGAGCTCCCCATCGAGATGACCGCATTCAAGACCCAGCAGGCACGCTGGGCGAAGGGCCTCATCCAGACCGGCAAGAAGATCCTCCCGCGCGTCCTCCACAGCGACGCAGCTTTCCACACGAAGCTCGAAGCCTGGTATCACCTCACCGCGAACATCAGCTATCCCCTGATGATCGTCCTGAGCACCCTGCTCATGCCCGCCATGATCATCCGCAGCTACCAGGGTTGGCTCCAGATGGTCCTCATCGACTTTCCGCTCTTCATCGCCAGTACGATGTCTGTCTCGAGCTTCTATCTGGTCAGCCAGAAAGAGCTCTTCCCCCGGACCTGGTACAAGACGTTCCTCTACCTGCCGTTCCTTATGGCACTCGGTGTAGGCCTCACGATCACGAACACCAAGGCAGTGCTGGAGGCCCTCTTCGGCATCAAGAGCGCCTTCGCCCGCACCCCAAAGTACCGCGTCCAGGAAAAAGGCGAGAAGTCCCAGGCGAAGGTCTATCGCAAACGCCTCGGAATCATCCCATGGATCGAGCTCGCCATCGGCTGCTACTTCGTCGCAACCGTGTGGTACGCCATCTCGAGCGAGAACTTCTTCACCGTGCCGTTCCTTTTGCTCTTCGTCATGGGCTACTGGTACACCGGGCTTCTCAGCCTGTTACAGGGCCGCTTCGAGCGCAACAGCGGCCAGTCCATGCACGAGAAGCCCTACCCCGTCGGCGTCTAG
- a CDS encoding protein phosphatase 2C domain-containing protein: MTLSKLDYAMSSHPGLVRKGNEDFCSASKEQGVFVVCDGMGGAAAGEVASRLAVETFTRALDHGNRAVDTVERIQRAARAANDAVYRKAKQNRELSGMGTTLVAAILDAPPLLENAESESERPEARFWIGHVGDSRCYLYRKGLLRLVTCDHSVVQEQMQAGLMTRAQAAHSPMRHIITRAIGAHAQVEAAVQPLDVGTGDIVLLASDGLNRDLSDEAIADVLSGIRTGAESLEAGCVALVDAANAVGGHDNVTVLLLRVG, encoded by the coding sequence ATGACCCTTAGCAAACTCGACTATGCCATGTCCTCGCACCCCGGGCTCGTCCGCAAGGGCAATGAGGACTTCTGCTCCGCATCGAAGGAACAGGGTGTCTTCGTGGTGTGCGACGGGATGGGTGGTGCGGCGGCGGGTGAGGTGGCGAGCCGACTTGCCGTGGAAACCTTCACCCGGGCGTTGGACCACGGCAACAGGGCGGTCGATACGGTAGAACGCATTCAACGGGCAGCCCGGGCGGCCAACGATGCGGTGTATCGCAAGGCCAAGCAGAATCGGGAGCTCTCCGGGATGGGCACCACGCTGGTCGCGGCAATCCTTGACGCTCCGCCACTGCTGGAAAATGCGGAGAGCGAGAGCGAGCGACCTGAAGCGAGATTCTGGATCGGCCACGTGGGCGACAGCCGGTGCTATCTCTACCGGAAGGGCTTGCTTCGGCTCGTCACCTGTGACCACTCGGTGGTTCAGGAGCAGATGCAGGCCGGCCTGATGACGCGCGCCCAGGCGGCCCACTCGCCCATGCGTCACATCATCACACGCGCGATCGGGGCGCACGCGCAGGTTGAGGCCGCGGTGCAGCCGCTCGATGTAGGTACCGGAGACATTGTTCTGCTGGCCTCGGACGGGCTGAACCGCGACCTCAGCGATGAGGCAATCGCGGATGTGCTGTCCGGCATTAGAACAGGCGCCGAATCGCTCGAGGCGGGCTGCGTGGCGCTGGTCGACGCCGCGAATGCAGTTGGCGGGCACGATAACGTCACAGTTCTCCTTCTGCGCGTAGGCTAG
- a CDS encoding MBL fold metallo-hydrolase, producing MRMTVLASGSKGNSTVISSGRTRVLVDAGLSCRELLRRMAIAEEDPAQLDAILITHEHQDHVAGLAVLARRLKIPVFFTEPTHRAWVRMLTPRTTMTYAKWLDHLQKEKQARAAATAAAIPTYELTEPSSAPDPAQLEAVAHISAEAASLDPALNRSDDPNAMMELPGDEDQESCDQQASADLPAKEKADPTFLPAVEYFRAGTNFSIGDIEISPFTIPHDAADPCGFVFEADGIRMALATDLGYMPPNVKAALKRIDVLLLESNHDLEMLRDGPYPWSVKQRVLSRVGHLSNDATAEFLARDYDGGAAYIVLGHLSESNNNPALALLAAEQAIGDRMTLLGNRVLLAHQAEPLASICL from the coding sequence ATGCGCATGACTGTGCTCGCCTCGGGCTCCAAAGGCAACAGCACCGTGATCTCTTCCGGACGGACCCGTGTCCTGGTCGATGCCGGGCTGTCGTGTCGCGAGCTTCTGCGCCGGATGGCGATCGCCGAGGAGGACCCCGCTCAACTCGACGCAATCCTCATCACGCATGAGCATCAGGATCATGTTGCCGGACTGGCTGTGCTCGCGCGGCGCCTTAAAATCCCCGTCTTCTTTACCGAACCGACCCACCGGGCTTGGGTCCGGATGTTGACCCCGCGCACCACGATGACCTACGCCAAGTGGCTCGATCACCTGCAGAAGGAGAAGCAGGCTCGCGCCGCAGCGACGGCTGCCGCGATTCCTACCTACGAGTTGACTGAGCCTTCCTCTGCTCCAGACCCGGCGCAACTTGAGGCGGTCGCGCACATCTCGGCTGAGGCAGCAAGCCTCGATCCTGCCCTGAACCGCTCCGACGACCCGAATGCCATGATGGAGCTGCCGGGTGATGAGGACCAGGAGTCATGCGACCAGCAAGCGAGCGCGGATCTGCCAGCGAAGGAGAAGGCTGATCCGACGTTTCTTCCGGCCGTGGAATACTTTCGTGCCGGAACGAACTTCTCGATCGGCGATATCGAGATCTCCCCGTTTACGATCCCGCATGATGCGGCAGATCCGTGCGGCTTCGTCTTCGAAGCGGATGGAATCCGGATGGCGCTGGCAACCGATCTTGGATACATGCCGCCAAACGTGAAGGCCGCGCTGAAGCGTATCGACGTGCTTCTTCTGGAGTCAAATCACGACCTTGAGATGTTGCGCGACGGCCCATACCCATGGTCCGTGAAGCAACGTGTGCTCTCGCGCGTCGGGCATCTCTCGAACGACGCCACGGCGGAGTTCCTCGCCAGGGACTACGATGGCGGCGCAGCCTATATTGTCCTCGGCCACCTGTCGGAATCGAACAACAATCCTGCTCTTGCGCTGCTGGCCGCCGAACAGGCGATCGGCGACCGGATGACTCTTCTGGGTAACCGCGTCCTGCTCGCCCACCAGGCTGAACCACTTGCATCTATCTGCCTGTAA
- a CDS encoding rhomboid family intramembrane serine protease, whose translation MSFPDQPEIHPPLGPATSVPEFAPGEAAARKPRERSDWNPMTAPATYLLLAINILVFLWMIGHGVSPTSPGSRDLVRYGASSTLLELNGQWYRLLTAIFVHIGIIHLATNMWCLWNLGMLGEPLIGPYGLVTVYLITGIAGNLLAMAWDVGYALFFHEQLTFGIGAGASGAVFGIAGLLIVLLSNRKLPIPWGELKRLRRSVVQFAVLNLVIGASTILPVFGSFVRIDNSAHIGGFLSGLALGPGLVPRMTAGRSGYLARQKIVFGAATFLLILFGYWIAKLV comes from the coding sequence ATGTCGTTCCCGGACCAACCCGAGATCCATCCGCCGCTGGGCCCGGCGACTTCCGTTCCGGAGTTCGCGCCGGGCGAGGCTGCTGCCCGGAAACCCCGCGAGCGCAGCGACTGGAACCCCATGACCGCGCCGGCGACTTATCTTCTGCTGGCGATCAACATCCTTGTTTTCCTGTGGATGATCGGCCACGGTGTCTCGCCGACCTCCCCGGGATCCCGGGATCTCGTGCGCTACGGCGCCAGCTCCACACTGCTTGAGCTGAACGGGCAGTGGTACAGGCTGCTAACGGCCATCTTCGTCCACATCGGCATCATTCACCTCGCGACCAACATGTGGTGCCTTTGGAACCTTGGCATGCTCGGCGAGCCGCTGATCGGGCCGTACGGCCTGGTGACGGTCTACCTGATCACCGGGATCGCCGGAAACCTGCTGGCCATGGCGTGGGATGTGGGCTATGCGCTCTTCTTCCACGAGCAACTCACCTTCGGGATCGGCGCTGGGGCGTCTGGTGCGGTCTTCGGCATCGCCGGCCTGCTGATCGTTCTGTTGTCGAACCGCAAGCTCCCGATCCCCTGGGGAGAACTGAAGCGTCTGCGACGGTCTGTCGTTCAGTTCGCTGTGCTCAACCTCGTGATCGGTGCTTCGACGATCCTGCCCGTCTTCGGCAGCTTCGTCCGGATTGACAACTCGGCGCACATCGGGGGCTTTCTCTCGGGACTCGCGCTTGGACCGGGGCTTGTGCCGCGGATGACGGCCGGACGATCCGGCTACCTGGCCCGGCAGAAGATCGTCTTTGGGGCGGCCACGTTTCTGCTCATCCTGTTCGGATACTGGATCGCGAAACTCGTTTAG
- a CDS encoding DNA-methyltransferase — MNRIVHGENLEVLRGLPAESAHLIYVDPPFNTGIQQKRRRIRVVQDAEGDRGGFGGKRYRTLAPTAQAADAGYADQFDDYLGFLKPRLVQAHRILTATGSLFFHIDYREVHYCKVMLDGIFGRECFQNEIIWAYDYGARSRTRWPAKHDTILWYTRHPKKYTFNLDECDRIEYMAPRMVGAKKAALGKLPTDVWWHTIVSPTGKEKTGYATQKPLGVLERIVRVHSNPGEHVLDFFAGSGTTGAAAAKLGREFLLVDESGEAVAVMTKRLEAYKPDVSDPIDPQAGMKPAIKKAAPKKRTSKVAVQT, encoded by the coding sequence ATGAACCGGATTGTGCATGGAGAAAATCTCGAGGTGCTGCGCGGCCTGCCCGCGGAATCGGCTCACCTGATCTACGTGGACCCGCCGTTCAACACTGGCATCCAGCAAAAGCGCAGACGCATCCGTGTCGTGCAGGACGCCGAGGGCGACCGCGGCGGATTCGGCGGAAAACGCTACCGGACGCTCGCGCCCACGGCCCAGGCCGCGGACGCAGGCTACGCCGACCAGTTTGACGACTACCTCGGCTTCCTCAAGCCGCGTCTCGTCCAGGCGCACCGCATCCTTACCGCGACCGGCTCGCTCTTCTTTCATATCGACTACCGCGAGGTCCACTACTGCAAGGTAATGCTGGACGGCATCTTCGGCCGCGAGTGTTTTCAGAACGAGATCATCTGGGCCTACGACTACGGCGCTCGCTCCCGCACACGCTGGCCCGCCAAGCACGACACCATCCTCTGGTACACCCGGCACCCAAAGAAGTACACCTTCAACCTCGACGAGTGCGACCGGATCGAATACATGGCCCCGCGCATGGTCGGCGCGAAGAAAGCCGCCCTCGGCAAGCTCCCAACGGATGTCTGGTGGCACACCATCGTCTCGCCAACGGGCAAGGAGAAGACCGGCTACGCCACACAGAAACCCCTCGGCGTCCTAGAACGCATCGTCCGCGTCCACTCCAATCCCGGCGAACACGTCCTCGACTTCTTCGCCGGAAGCGGAACCACAGGGGCAGCGGCAGCGAAGCTCGGGCGAGAGTTTCTGCTTGTCGATGAGAGTGGCGAGGCGGTCGCCGTCATGACCAAACGCCTGGAAGCCTACAAACCCGACGTGAGCGATCCGATCGATCCGCAGGCAGGCATGAAACCCGCGATCAAGAAAGCCGCCCCGAAAAAACGCACGTCCAAGGTTGCCGTTCAGACCTGA
- a CDS encoding vitamin K epoxide reductase family protein, translating into MKYVLALLAMAGLVVSVLALRVHNMDPNLAPPCAVTEHWDCGAVNHSRFAVFPPRSFDEDPKSSKPHIPVATIGIIGYSLMLLLALLGRVGLVRELALIGFMAAGFLTYLEAFVLEKWCIYCVWSQGIVTVLLLTAIVAVWLQQRSLSPSTRSIS; encoded by the coding sequence ATGAAATATGTCCTTGCCCTGCTTGCGATGGCTGGCCTCGTCGTCAGCGTTCTTGCCCTGCGCGTGCACAACATGGATCCGAACCTCGCGCCGCCATGCGCCGTGACCGAGCACTGGGACTGCGGCGCGGTGAACCACAGCCGCTTTGCCGTATTCCCACCGCGTTCCTTCGATGAAGACCCGAAGTCCAGCAAGCCGCACATCCCGGTCGCCACCATTGGAATTATCGGCTACAGCCTCATGCTATTGCTCGCGCTCCTTGGCCGCGTTGGCCTGGTTCGGGAGCTTGCCTTGATCGGCTTCATGGCCGCCGGCTTCCTTACTTATCTCGAGGCGTTCGTGCTGGAAAAGTGGTGCATCTACTGCGTCTGGTCGCAAGGAATCGTCACCGTCCTTCTGCTGACCGCGATCGTCGCGGTCTGGCTGCAGCAACGCAGCCTCTCACCCTCAACCCGCTCCATCAGCTAG
- a CDS encoding esterase/lipase family protein, with product MKRQLVLIHGYSASGLDFTPLRTALQGQGIDAVDINVGNYVSLNNEITIKDIAEGLDRAFRSNPKFNADQPFDAIVHSTGMLVIRSWLTNYGAEVNSNNRLKRLKHLIGVAPATWGSPQASKGRTWLGALVKGDKQVGPDFLNAGDQVLDGLELGSRFTWELAEADLLGPAPYYSKGPDTPYVCVFIGNTPYDGLSSVANDPGTDGTVRWSGCALNTRKIVVDLTRTPIGADGKPIDRISITPWEDDRLNIPMIPVEGRNHATLISNPDPAMVKLIADFLKVGDDGEETQDAWFARAEEFGKNAKAKMLVNPGKDAGGVTGELKTFFGHLAGGEEMEGWQQFAIHARDERGDGVRDYLIDVLTKQGDQWVAFEEMYTDVHAYKSDPSYRCFHIRLPKGISTGTVPLMLRVHASSGTELMVYQGYGSNETQTNMTADAAPVEIDLSALADAGASLFHPFTTTMVEIILNREPYPLNGVSRLFGFLS from the coding sequence ATGAAGCGCCAGCTCGTACTCATTCACGGCTATTCCGCAAGCGGCCTGGACTTTACTCCCCTTCGTACAGCACTTCAGGGACAGGGGATCGATGCCGTCGACATCAACGTGGGAAACTACGTGTCGCTCAACAACGAGATCACGATCAAGGACATCGCGGAGGGACTCGACCGGGCCTTTCGCTCGAATCCGAAGTTCAACGCGGACCAGCCTTTCGATGCGATCGTGCACTCGACCGGGATGCTCGTGATTCGATCGTGGCTGACGAATTATGGCGCCGAGGTGAACAGCAATAACCGGTTGAAGCGTTTAAAGCACTTGATTGGGGTTGCACCGGCGACCTGGGGTTCGCCGCAGGCAAGCAAGGGGCGGACGTGGTTGGGCGCGCTGGTGAAGGGCGACAAGCAGGTTGGGCCGGACTTCCTGAACGCGGGAGACCAGGTGCTTGATGGATTGGAGCTCGGAAGCCGCTTTACCTGGGAGCTTGCGGAGGCGGATCTGCTGGGACCAGCGCCCTACTACAGCAAGGGGCCGGATACGCCGTATGTGTGCGTTTTCATCGGGAACACGCCTTATGACGGACTGTCGAGCGTGGCGAACGATCCGGGCACGGATGGCACGGTGCGCTGGTCGGGATGCGCGCTGAATACGAGGAAGATTGTTGTCGACCTGACGCGCACGCCGATCGGCGCAGATGGCAAGCCCATCGACCGGATCTCGATTACGCCGTGGGAAGACGATCGCTTAAACATCCCCATGATCCCGGTCGAGGGCCGGAATCATGCCACGCTTATCAGCAATCCTGATCCGGCGATGGTAAAGCTGATCGCCGACTTTTTGAAGGTTGGCGACGACGGAGAAGAGACGCAGGATGCGTGGTTCGCGCGAGCCGAGGAGTTCGGTAAGAATGCCAAAGCGAAGATGCTGGTGAATCCAGGAAAGGACGCCGGCGGAGTTACGGGGGAACTCAAGACTTTCTTCGGACATCTCGCGGGTGGCGAGGAGATGGAGGGCTGGCAGCAGTTCGCTATTCACGCACGGGACGAGCGCGGGGATGGCGTTCGAGACTACCTGATCGATGTCCTGACGAAACAGGGCGATCAGTGGGTTGCGTTCGAAGAGATGTACACGGACGTCCACGCCTATAAGAGCGACCCGAGCTATCGGTGCTTTCATATCCGGCTGCCCAAGGGTATCTCCACTGGCACGGTTCCGCTGATGCTGCGGGTTCACGCATCGAGCGGTACGGAGTTGATGGTGTATCAGGGATATGGGAGCAATGAGACGCAAACGAATATGACGGCGGATGCGGCTCCGGTGGAGATCGATCTGAGTGCGCTCGCCGATGCGGGAGCTTCGCTCTTCCACCCATTTACGACGACGATGGTGGAGATCATCCTGAACCGCGAACCTTATCCACTGAATGGGGTAAGCAGACTGTTTGGCTTCCTCTCCTAG